From a region of the Labilithrix sp. genome:
- a CDS encoding sulfatase-like hydrolase/transferase has protein sequence MQHPAVMTAEKAEPHARPWAAPGAKKKARLRRWLARALIVLAPASVIAFDFARRAARFKTFDAWEVFFYCASGAAGVVIWACLLAVATRTRGFARWPVRLLLFVAALFAVGGQDYTYMRYGAYMNHRAVLVGTTFLASIGQQLWFDRWTFFRALFPALTVAAALPIVARRLAPLRLRRRGWVLLDVALVATLLVAYVDPGRGAEQGQPPDMMYVSAMGQLSRALWEHNETVERVHPGPRDPKPVPPFTAKPSRPRNVLMIVTESVRAQSVCVEYDPDCTFTPFSNPIVPNRIPMTQMRALDSSTAISIAVMWNGLLPTRSRQDLHEAPLLWEYAKAAGVESAYYTSQHLLFGNSGLWLGKQPWSRHISATQIEEDATYEMGADDGKLVDYVIGDIGNLKEPWFSVVHLSNTHFPYKVDGDDMPFCDEYDPKVPGKDNDALCRYQDSIHMQDKATARLLQAIRTRPESERTVVVFVSDHGEQMREKGAVGHTGTLFDPEIRIPFWIDAPPGTITDDERASLAALKTTPLTHLDVFPTTMDLLGFLDAPELSSLMRETAGTSLMRGGSKVETPLQMTNCSELWACAFKNWGAMNGTRKLIAHQGDSAWSCYDVATDPDEEHPLDVNTRCADLLPLAEGMVFGKRPF, from the coding sequence ATGCAGCACCCGGCCGTCATGACCGCGGAGAAGGCAGAGCCCCATGCTCGGCCTTGGGCCGCCCCCGGCGCGAAGAAGAAGGCGCGCCTCCGCCGCTGGCTCGCGCGCGCGCTCATCGTGCTCGCCCCCGCCTCCGTGATCGCCTTCGACTTCGCGCGCCGCGCGGCACGGTTCAAGACCTTCGACGCGTGGGAGGTCTTCTTCTACTGCGCGAGCGGCGCCGCCGGCGTCGTCATCTGGGCGTGCCTCCTCGCGGTGGCGACGCGCACGCGCGGCTTCGCGCGCTGGCCCGTGCGCTTGCTCCTCTTCGTCGCGGCGCTCTTCGCGGTCGGAGGCCAGGACTACACGTACATGCGCTACGGCGCGTACATGAACCACCGCGCGGTGCTCGTGGGCACGACGTTCCTCGCGAGCATCGGGCAGCAGCTGTGGTTCGACCGCTGGACCTTCTTCCGCGCGCTCTTCCCTGCCCTCACCGTCGCGGCCGCGCTGCCGATCGTCGCGCGCCGCCTCGCGCCGCTGCGCCTCCGCCGGCGCGGGTGGGTGCTCCTCGACGTCGCGCTCGTCGCGACGCTGCTCGTCGCCTACGTCGATCCCGGCCGCGGCGCGGAGCAAGGACAGCCGCCCGACATGATGTACGTGTCCGCGATGGGGCAGCTCTCGCGCGCGCTGTGGGAGCACAACGAGACGGTCGAGCGCGTCCACCCCGGACCGCGCGACCCGAAGCCCGTGCCGCCGTTCACGGCGAAGCCTTCGCGGCCGCGCAACGTCCTCATGATCGTGACCGAGTCGGTGCGCGCGCAGAGCGTGTGCGTCGAGTACGACCCGGACTGCACGTTCACGCCGTTCTCGAACCCCATCGTCCCGAACCGGATCCCGATGACGCAGATGCGCGCGCTCGACTCGTCGACCGCGATCTCGATCGCGGTGATGTGGAACGGCCTCTTGCCGACGCGTTCGCGGCAGGACCTCCACGAGGCGCCGCTGCTCTGGGAGTACGCGAAGGCGGCCGGCGTCGAGAGCGCCTATTACACGTCGCAGCACCTTCTCTTCGGCAACTCCGGGCTCTGGCTCGGCAAGCAGCCGTGGAGCCGCCACATCAGCGCGACGCAGATCGAAGAGGACGCGACCTACGAGATGGGCGCCGACGACGGCAAGCTCGTCGACTACGTGATCGGAGACATCGGGAACCTCAAGGAGCCGTGGTTCTCGGTCGTGCACCTCTCCAACACGCACTTCCCGTACAAGGTCGACGGCGACGACATGCCGTTCTGCGACGAGTACGACCCGAAGGTGCCGGGCAAGGACAACGACGCGCTCTGCCGCTACCAGGACTCGATCCACATGCAGGACAAGGCGACCGCGCGCCTCCTCCAGGCGATCCGCACGCGCCCCGAGTCCGAGCGCACCGTCGTCGTGTTCGTGTCCGATCACGGCGAGCAGATGCGCGAGAAGGGCGCGGTCGGTCACACCGGCACGCTCTTCGATCCGGAGATCCGGATCCCGTTCTGGATCGACGCGCCGCCGGGGACGATCACCGACGACGAGCGCGCGAGCCTCGCCGCGCTGAAGACGACGCCGCTCACGCACCTCGACGTGTTCCCCACGACGATGGACCTCCTCGGCTTCCTCGACGCGCCGGAGCTCTCCAGCCTGATGAGAGAGACGGCCGGCACCTCGCTCATGCGCGGCGGCTCCAAGGTCGAGACGCCGCTCCAGATGACGAACTGCTCCGAGCTGTGGGCCTGCGCGTTCAAGAACTGGGGCGCGATGAACGGCACCCGGAAGCTCATCGCGCACCAGGGCGACAGCGCCTGGAGCTGCTACGACGTCGCGACCGATCCGGACGAAGAGCACCCGCTCGACGTCAACACCCGGTGCGCGGATCTCCTCCCTCTCGCCGAGGGCATGGTCTTCGGGAAGCGCCCCTTCTGA
- a CDS encoding ureidoglycolate lyase translates to MGRVTNLIVPQSLTPAAYEPYGRVIMASPRGEPGAVANLGTALRFDDVVEVANGRPATATLKVKVFRSSPVPCERRPLALLEKHPLSTQLFIPMNASRFIALVALGGDAPDLSTLKAFVAEGAQGISYAPGVWHHPMLTLDTQTDFVVFVHEDGAAEDCVVIDRNDAAWPELDLGTLRPA, encoded by the coding sequence ATGGGCCGCGTGACCAACCTCATCGTCCCGCAGTCGCTGACCCCCGCCGCCTACGAGCCCTACGGCCGGGTCATCATGGCCTCGCCCCGCGGCGAGCCGGGCGCGGTGGCGAACCTGGGCACGGCGCTCCGTTTCGACGACGTCGTCGAGGTCGCGAACGGCCGCCCGGCGACCGCGACGCTGAAGGTGAAGGTCTTCCGCTCGAGCCCGGTCCCGTGCGAGCGCCGTCCGCTCGCGCTGCTCGAGAAGCATCCGCTCTCGACGCAGCTCTTCATCCCGATGAACGCGTCGCGCTTCATCGCCCTCGTCGCGCTCGGCGGCGACGCGCCGGACCTCTCCACCTTGAAGGCCTTCGTCGCCGAGGGCGCGCAAGGGATCAGCTACGCCCCCGGCGTCTGGCACCACCCGATGCTGACGCTCGACACGCAGACCGACTTCGTCGTCTTCGTCCACGAAGACGGCGCCGCGGAGGACTGCGTCGTCATCGATCGCAACGACGCCGCGTGGCCGGAGCTCGACCTCGGGACGCTCCGCCCAGCCTGA